Sequence from the Microtus pennsylvanicus isolate mMicPen1 chromosome 12, mMicPen1.hap1, whole genome shotgun sequence genome:
gtgtgtgtgctgtactgtgtgtgtgctgtactgTGTGTGCTCAGTGTGGCAAGACTACACACCATCGCTTTTCTTCAGGATGACTTCCTGATTCTGTTTCTGAGCATCCCTTTTCTCAGTCTCCTCAGGATTCTCTTTTCTTGAATGTCCAGCAGTATTTTTATGTTCAGCTCCTTGAATGTTCCCCAGGCGTCCCAAACTCAGCATGTCCTCAATTAAATCCATCTTCTTTCCTACACCATTTCAGTTTTTGGTTGATCAACCACCTAGGCCAATCCAGTCAGAAACCTGAATCTTCTAGGCTGACTTCTTGTTTCTGTCCCTAGTTAGTAGTGGGCTCAGCTCTATCTTAGATGGCTCCAATGCACCCGCGCCCGTCTCTCAGTCCCTTCAAAGAATCTCACCAACGTCTCTGCCTTGTCACTCAACCATAGCCTGACATATCATTGTCAAGGCTTTTAGACTTGAGATGCTACACAGcacaggctggccatgaacttgtaagcacgtgcacacacatgcagacacatacacacaggacaatggaggaggtggctggagagaagggGTCAGCAGCAGTGTGGAGAAGAGGGTAACAGGAGGTGACTGCGATCACGGTTATTACACATGTTCATCAAGTCAGACGTTCTAAACGTGCAAGTGGTAATGGCTCCAGAATATGCTGCATAAATGGGCAAATTGTATGTTACAAAAATTGTTCGtcaataaagattttatttaaaaatgttgatAGATTACCCGGTGGGAGGTGCAGGTAGTTAATTTCCTGCAAACACAGACTTTGTCTACTGAGAGTTAGACATAAAATGAATCACCCAGTATACTTCACGACCCAGGTCCAGCTCACCTCTCCCTTCCATCTACACCACCTCCCCAGACCCCCGGCCTGGACACCTTCCTTCCCTTCCGTCTACACTTCCTCCCCAGACCCCAGGCCTGGacaccttccctccctttccGTCTACACTTCCTCCCCTCAGTGCTGCTCTGTCAAGCTCACCCAGTCACCAAGTGAACTCCAACTCATCCTTAAAGCAGTATCAGATGTTATGTGGCTGCTCCAAGAAAGGGATCGAAGAGATGTAAATCGTCTCTAAAAAGCCTCTCCTCCCAAACAAcccacatcaaaataaaaatacttggatattttaaaaaagacattttcttgattagaatTTTACAATCTCATGTGAACTATGaacaaaaacatctttaaaaagtttGTACCCCTAGTGGTTTGCAGCAAACTACATAAAACGACATACCTGTTACTTGCAGCACCAGGTCCGCAGCCATGGCACAGACGGCAGACTCCGGCCTCAGCTTAGCCGGTGTACCACCGACAAgttctgacctctgacctctttcTGGATCTCCTAACTGAATCCGTCCGACTGAGATTTACCATATGATAGCTTCTTTGGTTCCTTAAATTATGTCAGATCATGCAGAATAAGGAGGAAAATGCAGAATACACCATTTTCAAGTTTCTGTGACCAACACAACAGATGAAGGTGCCTGTGAGCAAGTCCAACTTGAAGTCAGCCCCCACCACCCATGTGaagaagagaattgactcctgcaagTATTCCTCTGAACGCCACACTCTGATAAGGATGCTCTCTCCCTCacagtgaatttaaaaaaaataaataaaaagtttgaaCGCCACACTCTGATAAGGATGCTCTCTCCCTCacagtgaatttaaaaaaaataaataaaaagtttatttccTATGTGTAAAAAACGTTTTACAGACATGCTATGTTGGTGTGTGTTGCACTTGGCAGTCTCTAACAGGGCTAATGGCGACGGATATTAGTGGTACGTACGTACGTATCTGTGGCCTGGGCATGGCTTCAACACATGACCAAGTGTTGCTAGAGTCCTGCAGACTCTAGCACTGCTGCAGCAGTGGCGAATGCATGCTCACATTCCCTAAATGGTCACCACTTAGGCAAAACGCATCTCCAGTGATGTCTGTAAACATGGTGTGTAACTGAGTGTGTGTTAAGTCTTAATAATTTAAGGTAAAGGTTTTAGGATCTGAGGATGGAGAAGAAATGCAACTTCAATTATAAATGTCTAAACTTTGGGGAGGTTTATTATTAAAAAGGAACATGTAAAACAACGTCACATTCGGGAAAAACCCCACAAACGTCTCAGGAATGAAGCGTGCTTCCTTCCCACATAAGGCCTTCCCACACTACCCACTACTGGTAAATGTTTGTTTGCGGCGTGGTGAGGAAATGAAGCGTTTTGTATGGTAGAAATAACGGCAATGTGGAATTAAGAAACAGTGGATCCGAGCCTACAAGATAGCTGCGGGCCTTCTAAGTCTCTGGTGATAAGAGCCTTCCTTTACGGTTTAAAGACATGAGTCTAATCTTTACGTTCCCACAGGCTTCCAAGTACACAGCGTGTGTACTTATTAAaatgtttctctccttctcctgcccTCCGCTAGGAACTGTTTACTTCATTCACCTTCATACTCCTTAGCTCAATGCCTGTTTCTCTCCCTTAAATAACCAAGTCAACAGCTACAGCTACAAAGTAACCTGTACGGGGTGTCCCACTTCTGAAAAGGGTGTAAACCtggggatggagggatggctcagcctgATTGAGTCCAATCCCTGGGACTCCcgtgggagaaggagagaacctactctCAGGAGCTGTTCTGTGACCTCCACGTGTGTTCTGTGACACCGGTGCATGTCCACCcacgtaaacacacacaaaatacatgtaaaaaaacttaaaacctttttttaaggCATGAAAAATTcttgctgcagagatggctcagagcgctggctgctctcccagaagtcctgagttcaattcccagcacccacatggcacctccagctgtctggaattccagttccatcacacagacatatatatgcaggcaaatgtatagtaaaaaaaaaaagaatgaagtctgTGGTATAAGAGATTAGCacttaaatgaaaacataattGTTATTTTAGAACAAGTAATTCTATTTAAGTTGGTTGTTATCTTCAATATATGTTCACATCTCATGTCATTTTGAAAATTTTGctattttagaaaaattttaacttaaaagatTCCCTTACTTCTGATATATTCTCGAGAAACATGAGTTAGTTACAAGACACAGTGTTTGAAATCCCATGACCTTAAAGGACCATAGTCAGCAGCATCTAAGATCCAAGCATTTGCTCTCTGGTAGCATTGTGTATCTGTTTTCCTACAGACCTACAGACTGAGGGAAATCTGACCACAAAGAAGGATCTAAACAGACACCAGGAAGCCCATGCCCGCGGAAGATCAGGACCGGCTGCCTCCCTCACCCACCCATCTCGATCAATACTTGGGGCTAGCTCAGTGCAGGGCACTTCCAAATTATTCTTATCAtgccacacaaaataaaagtgacTGCTAGGGTTCACAGAGACAAGACTGTTTCCAGTGCCTGCCTTGGATATATCCAGAAAGCCCCACTCCTCCtagtttattaaaaatatggTTGAAACTTAGCATACGACCACATCTCAATGTCCTGGTCCTGAAATGTTGGGGAAGCTGTGGGGGCCTCTGTCTccccaatccccagcacccagcccgAGTCTGAATGCCATTCACAGATTAATTTTATacaatgcacactcacacagtaagTTTATTGTTCAATTATTATGGTACCATATGCAGAATCAAAAGTAAGGAGTTGATATCCTTGTGTACTGACATGgaaattcttaaataaatgaataaattatcaGCTGGGAAAGAAAAGTAGAGCAAAGATTTTCCTACAAGTCTCCTAATCTCTCTAATAGTTATGAAAAACATGctcaaaatttagaaaaaaacatttttaacatgAGACATGAGATTATTAATAATCTATTAATAAATAAGCTATATTTACCTCAATAAATTGAAGGTTAATTCTGGctaatgaaattataaatataatgtaGGCATCAAAAATACAGGGTGGCATAGTTTAAACTTTCCCCGAGTGCTGAAACTCTCAGTGCTGGGTTTCCAGTTCCAGGATTGTCCACTCCCCTAGAGGCGAACAATCTCTGGAGGAAACACTCGCCATGGTGTCCCCTGCCGAGGAGTCGCCCAGCGGGGACGACAGTTCACTCCCCCTGTTCCACGTGTCGGTGTGTGCTGAGCCCTGAGGTTTTGAGCTGTCTCGAGCTAAAAGGAGTGTCTGGTTGATTAAATACTGCGCTAAGCTTAGGTCTTCAGGAAGAGAACTTGTGACATTGAAGTCTGCGTCCTGTTCAGAGAGCAGCTGCTTCAGCAGAGTCCAGTCCTGTTGTGCAAAGTGCCGGTCATCCTCAGAGTCCCTGACTAGGACGCGGGCTTCTGACTCCGCTCTCTGCTCAAATGCTTCTGCGGTCTCCATCTCACATACTGGAGAGAGGGTTTTTGGAGGCCGGTGGTCATAAATGCAGGTTTGTGCCCGTGTGTCACAAGCATCTATGTCTCCTGCAATGATTCATAATACTACACAATGTAAAAATTGACATCGACCCCTCAGAGTCTTGTAGAACAGCAGTAACACAATGTAACAGCATCAGCTCCTCAGAAAAACACAACatggaaaaataacatttttacaaAATTGACAAAATTTTTGaggcatttatttttctgttaaaaaaattcaagggTACTGTTTAGCAGCAAAATCAACAAAGGTAACTAACAATAATTTTCCacattttaatttgaaaacttagaatacagaaaataacataaattatttaaacaaacataaaagtacACACAAATCTACTTCACTACAATAGAAactcaaggaggaaaaaaagacagtCATTTGGAGGTGCCTTAGAAATAACCTGGTTTCAGGGGATGGGAgataaacacactgaacctaaagCTGATCTGTATATCGCACAGTCGAGGGAGGATGTGAGCCAGGACAAACACAAAGAATCCAGCTTTGGAAGATCTCCCATTCTTATCAGTTACTGAATAGGAATTTCTGGTCAATACTTTTCTTAATTAGGATACACAATAGTTACTCAACCAGCTACTAGTGCATATTTTAAGTCATTCGTctgaattaataaataagaaagacaTCAACACAAAACAATTAGACAAGAAAGAACCTAGCCTGTGAAATAAGACGGGCCTTTTCCTATATCATCACTGTGTCTAAATATAACCTCTTTTAGAAACTTAATCTTTCTGCTtgaaaaatttagaattatagtGATCCTGAAGAAAGTCTTAGTTTCTGTAAAAtgcatataaattataataattaatcTAGTTAAAATAGTGTGGTGCTTTTAGCACATATTACTATAGTTATTGCACAGCCCTCTTAGATCTGTACAGAAGATCCATAAACATACCCAATGTAAAGTAAAACTTCCAACAGTGAAGAATGCTTCTATTAAATCAGACATGATAACTGCAATGACACAAACTAAGTTCCTTTTTCTATGTAAGATCTAGCATGTTACCTGTGTCCAGTAAACAAGGTTTTCAACTACATATTAATTATTCACTAAGATTTTAAGCAAACAATAAATAATGGACAGCTAGCTCATTTtcatattattaataaatttaaattctcATTTAAAAGTTGAAACTGTAGCTTAAatattctaattaaaatataacatcCAGGCTACAGACAACTTCAGACATCTATGAACTTATTTTCCTATGCATTTAGCACATCTACTTCTGTACATTACCTGAAAACACAGCGTTATTAGCTTTCTTGGGAGCTGTGGAATGGCTCTCTCTCACTTGACCTTCCTGAGGCAGGACTTGGCTCGCATGGGAGTCTAGAGATTTTGCTGAGCTGATCTTTGGTATGTTGGAGCTGAGTTCTCTCTGATGAAGCTCCAAATGACACGGTCGTTCATGAGATTTCGTGTCACCATCCAGGAATGTGTTATGGTGCTGAAAGTCATTGGCCACCTCACTTCTGTAATTTGTTTCTTCATCTTCTGGACAAGGCTGCTGGCTTCCTTTGGATGGGACATCCACCCCGTTCCTGTGGTCTGTTGAGACACTCTGTTTATCTTTTCTTGAAGAGTCTTTGCTACTAGGCCCCAGGAGgatgctttcatttttgtatGCACTGTTGTCTTTATCATTGTGTTTACAATGTGCAGAAGTATCTTCACTTTCTTTAGAAAATCTGGAGTGGCCTGTCCTTCCGTGGCGCTCATAAGTAACACCATCAAAAACATCAGAAGGTGAAAGAGAATCCATAGGCGGTTGGCAGGGGGTGGGGACTTCCCCTTCATCAGATCCCACTTCTTCACACTCATCTACAGAGAGCAACACTGACCTTCTAAATCTTTTAGTTGCAGAAAAGTCGTGACTTTCATGTTCAGTTCCATCTTCGAAAGCTAAGTTAATTATTCCCTGAATGTGCTGAGTACCTGAGTTGGACAGGGAGGAATTTTCCCCAACATTTTCCGCTTCGGATCTTTCGTCTTCTGTTTCATCTGCTGATGAAGAAACCTGGTCCATTTCCTGAGCAAATGGGATACTGCCTCGTGGAatactttctttctccctgggaTGGATCACTGTGGCTCGAGACCACATTTCTGGCTTTTTCCTAGGCGTCTCGTCGTCACTGGTTGAGTTGATCTGGAAAAGGTCGCTCCCACTCTGCCTTTTTACTTTGACTTCAATTCTCAGGTTGGTGTCATACACCTTCAGTTCCTCGGGGGTGCTGGTATCACTGCTGCTCCtcccaaggaagtcagggcacaGCATGGTGCCACACTTGGACACGCCTCTGTCATTTGAGCCCTCGTCATCCTGAGACCCTCCGGCATCGTAGTCTTCAGAGCGGGGCTTTATGTCATCCGAGGACGTGGTGGCGCTGCCACTGTCGGATTCTGGGctctctctctgctgtgtggCCCTGCTGCTCAGACCCCAGTGACCCACGAACGGAGCTTCATGGCTCTCTGGGGTTTCTGATGTTTccatgtttttataatttttttctgatggtTGTCCCAAAAGACACCTGGAAGGAACAGCTGAGTTGACTGGAGTAGAGCCACTGGGTAGGAGGCTCTGAACTGATGCTTTCCTTCCGTCTTGGACAGAGTCTAGGGTACCATTTGCCTCTCCAGGAGTGCACGGACCTTCTTTCACTGTCACACAATCCACACTTGGTTTCGTGTCTGTGTCTTTCCTTCCTATTTGTTTCTCTCTACCTGACAGTACACAGAGTTGCTCTGCGTTTGCTGAGCCTGAACCACAAACTGGGTTAGAGTTTATGGAGTTTTCATTTGGATTTGAAATCATGGATTTCGGAGCAGTGACGTTACCACAATTCGAGTTTGCACTGGGAAGACTCGCATCTTGGTAAGCGGATGTGCTACTCTGACCTACGCCAGCTAGTCTTGACGTCAGCTCGTGTTTCATTGACTCATCCATCTTTGGTCTATTCTGGCCTTCTAGCTCTGGTTTCTTTTTGTCTTGACTGTCCAATGGCGTTTGTGGGTGAGGTCTGCACAGTGACTGGGGTGTGTCTGCACCACTGGTCTCAGAAGCAAGGTGAACCAGGGACCCGTGAGGCCTCTGCTTAGAAACATGGCTCTTGTCACTCACACTGGGGAGCACGCATTTCTGGGTGGGGGCTGCTTCAGTTTTGGAAGGTCTTTGAGGAGCTTGAGTTTGCAGCATAACTTCTCCAGGAAGCACTTTCTGTTTTGAACCTTTATTGTTCAAAGTTCCACCTTTCTTGGACTGACTTGGGTTTTTAAGCATTGGTACCACTTTTGCATTAACCTTCTGCAAAGTTCCATGtccttgcttgataacttttctCTTAGGCACTTGCCTATCTGCAGCTGTGCTGTGCCTCAGCCTTGCCACATTTTCATCAGACTGTCTTGAAGACACTGGATGTTTTACAGAGTGTGGTGCTTCTCCACGGGGGCCTAAGGaagtaaagagattcaaagtACTCTCAAATTCTGAGTGGAACTTATGTTTTCAAATCATTTTAgagttaaataaaatcaataaagcaaCCAAAGGGAAACATCTAATATTGACAGACAAAacataatgaataataataaagtaaaaaccttttctattaatatttaaaatatagaggGATTTATTCAGGGATCTTAGTAAAAACCACTGTAGTAGAATCTTCATCAAGTTATTGCTGTTCCTAAAATGGATTTGTGTAAATGTGTTACAGCAGAAAATCTGATTTTCTTTAATCAAAGCATCAAGAAAAGCCCTCTCTTTGAAGTGTGTTTCTGGGGGAAACATAGCTGAAAACAAGACCTgacctaaaataaaatgtaaatttttggaaattgttagtttttctttaaaCTGGAATAACCTTTTACTAGAGGATTATAATTGTTGTTTATCAGGGCTAACAACCCAGATCTGCAAGGAAAACCAGACTGTGGGCTACAGAAAAATGTAGAATaaagtttattaattatttattaaaaattccatTTATGCATTCTGGTTAAAGTCTTAGAAACGAAATTTGGGGCACTCAAATCTGCCAACCCCAATTGTCAGCTTTACTTCCATGTGTGTATGAGGGTGGGTGGGGGCCTAGAGACTGACCAGGGATGTGAAGGGTGTCCCTTCTACACTGAGCTCCTCCAGTCCTATACAGCCATTTATGCCTAAATTTCTAGCTGTTACTagaatatgaataattttatctGCTTTGTTTTCAATTGACTTGTAGTATTAATTCATTATGCAAATCCAGATTATTTTTCAGATTATAGAAATTGGTCTTACAAATGAGTGCTTAATACATAAAAAGTaactgttatgtgtgtgtgtgtgtgtgtgcgcgccctTGCGTTAaactatgtgtgcacacacacaccagaggccAGTCTCAGTGATTACTCCCCAGGAACCACGCAGTTCCTTCTTTTTGAGACCAGCACTTGGGGCTTAGTTTCGGCTGGCTAGCTGGCCACTGAGCCTCAGGgatccacccatccacccctgcctccctaatgctgagaTTTTACGTGTGCTTCAGTACACTTGGCTTTCCCTCTAACATTTATGTACCGCGATATaccctcagcctccttcctcctccctcccttccttccctcctgtctattttgagatagtgtctcacgtagtccaggctggttttaaactcaCTATATCAATCAAGGATGACTTCAGCTTTATCTCCCTGATGGAATGACTACGGGCATGTACCACCAGGCCCAgaaaaaagtaatatttaaaactgGCTACCATGTGCAAGTTATATGACCTAATCAGTATGCTTTCTTCTTAGAACACTGAAAAACAACAGCATGGTGACAGGTTCTGAAGGAACTCCCCCTTCACACACATTTGCCCAGCTCCTGCTGTTCCTTAAGAACTCTTCAGTGCTAACTCATAAACAGAATTCCTCTAGTCACCAAAGAAACTTTCAAGAAACCTAGGCATGCTCCACAAAAGGACCAGAAATACAGATGAGTCAACAACACCTTTAAGTTCCTCTCCACGGAGGACAGGAGAACCACAATCAATCTCCCAacactaaaatatttatataaaagccATAAAGCTTTAACTCAGCAGTATAGACAAGTGTACGGTAACACAGCCAGGCCCCATTTTGCTTATCTGTAACTGCAGGTCCGGCCAGAGCTTTGCTTGTCCAACTGACAGGACCGCACCCAGAATCCACAGGACCACTGCAGCTTTACCTTGAATTTGAGCCAGGGTGGGAGGGGCGCTCTTGGTCCGCGGCTGAGTTGCTGTATACCCATTGctgttccctcttttcttctgagcTGCCTGCGGTGCTGGATCAGCAAGTCCTTTGCCACTCACCTTTTTGGTTACGCTGAGGAAAATGATTGCAGTTAGCATTACAGTGATCCTCTAAAACAGGAACTGATCAACACCGTGTGTGACCATAGCCATATATGACCACACAgcttttgtcaaaaaaaaaaagaaatatatctgttttaaaaatatataaacctatATTCATAAGCCTTTAAGTTTTGAAAGATCAGACCACATATGATAAGACAATGCATAACTTTGCATGCCATTAAGCATAGCTAAGAAACTTTTACTACATTGaaccattttatataaatatgaaataaagtttaaaatgccatttcatatatacatttaaatgaagaaaaatctttaaatcATTCAGCTAGAAGTTTATTTATAGCAGAGACATCAGGTGAATAGAGTCTTACCTGCTGCTATTGTTAGAGTCTTGTTCATGAAGGCTTCTTTTATTGGAAACTCCACTGAGAACTCTTGAAACTGGTCGAGATTTTACAGCTATAAATTAGAGGTATCAGTCATGAGGAAGAGAACATTAAAAATAGTAACAGGCTGGATAAACATACAGGCTAGACACAGGAAAGACCATATTCTCTCTTTTTGCACATATGAATTAAACCACACGTTAGCATTTAGCAGTGATTAAAGCATTCCAGGAACATGCTTTCTAGGGACTTTCAAGTATTAGGAGCTACTAAAATGAGGATTTCAGGGTTAGGGTATGTATCTGAGTTagcagagtgcctgcctagtGTACATGAAGTACTGGGCTTCACCTACAGCACCGCATAAACCAGGCATGAGACAGAGCTGAATCTTAGggcctaggaggcagagacaggaggctcagaAGTCCAAAAGTATCATCAATTACacagaaagttcaaggctagcattgGGCTACTAgggagaacctatctcaaaaaaaatttggAGCACTGAACTGGTGATGTAGATTGTTTGTCTACCATATATGAAGCATGGGCGCTTGCTCCCTCGCTCCCCCCCCActctcactcacactcacacacacacacacacacacacacacacacattgtttgtCTACCATATATGAGGCATGGGAGCTTGCTCCCTTGCTCCCcccctttctcacacacacacatcacacacacacacacacacacacacacacacacacacacacacacacatgcgcgcgcgcgcgcccgcACAGATACTAACACAACAGGAGTGCTAACCCACCTCCAGTTGACACTACTCCATTATTCAATGCCTGTCCTGGAGAGTCACTCAAGTGCAGCTTCTCGTCAGACGACCTGTCTCCCACTGATCCGTTTTCTTTCAGCTCATCCACACATCCAGTGGGAGTCAAAAGCTCCATACTTGAATTTGTAGATCTACTAGAGGGTCCTGCAGAGGTGGCGCGTGAAGGATCTTTTCCTGTCTGTGTTTTCAAAGGCTTGGCTCTGGCTTGCACATTCAGGTTTGCAGTGAGTACCTTGGGCCTGGCCCCTGTAGTCTGTGCTTCTTGGTTCCTCATTCCTCTTCCAGGCACTGAGTCCTCCTGTCCAGTTGCTGCCGCTTTTGCTGGTCTTCCCACGACTTTGGAGAGATCTTCCGGCTTGGCGTTACCATTGTCCTCTGTCTGAGGCTTTGCTGCAGTTTTAGACTTGCCAGAAACAACTCTCCCCCCAGCTCTCAGCTCCTTTGTAACTCTGGATGTTTTTGTGCTGTCATTGTGCTTGAACACTTTGTTTACACTACTTCTGTTCGTGCTGGACGTACAGCCAGATGCTCCTAACCCATCAGATTTCATCTTCTGAGCAGTAGAGAGAGATGTCCGACACACTTTTTTATCTTCTGTCcgaggttttgtttttataacagcATCAGAGCCTTGTCTCCTTtgctacaaaaaacaaaaaacaaaaacaaaaaacagagagaaaagagaaaaatcttacaAATTGACAAGTCTTTGATATAGAAAACTTTATGTTTCAAGAAAATTTTGGTTTAGCTTTTTGTCACTGTCATTTATTGTGACAGTGTCTCACTACGTAGCtcgagcaggctggcctggaactcacagagacccacctgcctctgcctccccgtgCTGGGACTAAGGTGTGCGCCGTGACACCTGGCTTCAGTTTTAGAAGGCACCCTTCATGCTATCCCAGGACAGTGATCTCCCATGGAATGACTTAGCCCTCGCTTTTACATTCATATTATGATTTAGGATCacataaaaccatttttttatcattttaaaaatcattttcataaaaattttggGTTTCTAACTTTATTATCTTAATCAAATCTGAAATACAGCATTATTAATTAATACTAATCATAAGTAATGTTAATTAATTGTGCCATTACAGTAGAATCCCCGAAGACTCAGGCTATGCCGAGTAGCTAACACTGGAGGTTTCTGAAGCCCATTCTCAGGGTCCGTGCTAACATCTGACCCATCTACTTCATCTGCACAAGGGAACCCTGGGAAATAGCCCCTGTGCCTCCCTTCATTTGCTGGATAAGAAACTGGGCATTAAAGCAGACATGTGGCTGACCCACGGCCACACGCCTGGAAAGGACAGACCTGGACTAGAGCTCGTGATGCATTGCTTTAAGGATGTCAGCTGAATGGTAAAACCTGAGGGACATTGTAAAAATTTTCACTAAAAGTCTTCAATTCAAATGCCAGAAATTTTATCATGAAGCATTTAATCCTCTGTACTAAGAATAATTTACTTTTGGGAGtcctcattaaaacaaaaagacacagtCAGGGCAGGCTTGGGATCACAGAGCACAgttaagggaagtcagggcaggcttGGGATCACAGGGCACACTtaaggggagtcagggcaggctTGGGATCACAGGGCACACTtaaggggagtcagggcaggctTGGGATCACAGGGCACACTTAAGGGGAGTCAGGGCAGACTTGGGATCACAGGGCACACTTAC
This genomic interval carries:
- the Btbd8 gene encoding BTB/POZ domain-containing protein 8 gives rise to the protein MAHCAAGGAPPAVLPRSPGLGRKGVPRKGPGERRKLKAVVSEQLSRDVLRLLREEIHTDTVLSVGGSLFKVHRAVLLARAPGFYFHVNGQTPSGLTNELVPVDNVDASELRAFLQIVYSSNKSIKSYEEEILKKMKVGSVVPEKKPDVGFQECGNLSDSFLGKCETQEDFTGGGGSFISSDNYDLEPASELGEDLLKLYVKQCCPDIGICVDGQSFHAHRAILSARSGYFAAMLSGCWAESSQECVTLQGITQGEMNVVMHFMYGGTLDFPDKTNVGQILNVADMYGLEGLREVAIYVLRRDYCNFFQKPVPRTLASVLECLIIAHSVGVESLFADCMNWIIDHFARFWSERSFANVPPEIQKTCLNMLIQSLNHRNAAFLLMESDRLIMGLPRVRWTEAALSMASQLQEECVAFIVENFSSIIKSENFTLLLQSQAMSSTAHLLDKIFKAIEDNITTENSCTLLMSLDVLLSSESTKEMGFTCKVQAVRDKLWAFLVQSFYAVRHTEGWQRMHIDDQQKIQAAAFDKGDDRRLGRKPVLTSSQQRRQGSDAVIKTKPRTEDKKVCRTSLSTAQKMKSDGLGASGCTSSTNRSSVNKVFKHNDSTKTSRVTKELRAGGRVVSGKSKTAAKPQTEDNGNAKPEDLSKVVGRPAKAAATGQEDSVPGRGMRNQEAQTTGARPKVLTANLNVQARAKPLKTQTGKDPSRATSAGPSSRSTNSSMELLTPTGCVDELKENGSVGDRSSDEKLHLSDSPGQALNNGVVSTGAVKSRPVSRVLSGVSNKRSLHEQDSNNSSSVTKKVSGKGLADPAPQAAQKKRGNSNGYTATQPRTKSAPPTLAQIQGPRGEAPHSVKHPVSSRQSDENVARLRHSTAADRQVPKRKVIKQGHGTLQKVNAKVVPMLKNPSQSKKGGTLNNKGSKQKVLPGEVMLQTQAPQRPSKTEAAPTQKCVLPSVSDKSHVSKQRPHGSLVHLASETSGADTPQSLCRPHPQTPLDSQDKKKPELEGQNRPKMDESMKHELTSRLAGVGQSSTSAYQDASLPSANSNCGNVTAPKSMISNPNENSINSNPVCGSGSANAEQLCVLSGREKQIGRKDTDTKPSVDCVTVKEGPCTPGEANGTLDSVQDGRKASVQSLLPSGSTPVNSAVPSRCLLGQPSEKNYKNMETSETPESHEAPFVGHWGLSSRATQQRESPESDSGSATTSSDDIKPRSEDYDAGGSQDDEGSNDRGVSKCGTMLCPDFLGRSSSDTSTPEELKVYDTNLRIEVKVKRQSGSDLFQINSTSDDETPRKKPEMWSRATVIHPREKESIPRGSIPFAQEMDQVSSSADETEDERSEAENVGENSSLSNSGTQHIQGIINLAFEDGTEHESHDFSATKRFRRSVLLSVDECEEVGSDEGEVPTPCQPPMDSLSPSDVFDGVTYERHGRTGHSRFSKESEDTSAHCKHNDKDNSAYKNESILLGPSSKDSSRKDKQSVSTDHRNGVDVPSKGSQQPCPEDEETNYRSEVANDFQHHNTFLDGDTKSHERPCHLELHQRELSSNIPKISSAKSLDSHASQVLPQEGQVRESHSTAPKKANNAVFSGDIDACDTRAQTCIYDHRPPKTLSPVCEMETAEAFEQRAESEARVLVRDSEDDRHFAQQDWTLLKQLLSEQDADFNVTSSLPEDLSLAQYLINQTLLLARDSSKPQGSAHTDTWNRGSELSSPLGDSSAGDTMASVSSRDCSPLGEWTILELETQH